The Tissierellales bacterium nucleotide sequence TGGCACAAAAACACCTTTCTATTAACCCCAAATCAGTTTCGACCCACGTTTTAAGGAAATCATACGCTCGTAGATACTATGAACTATCACCAGATAAAAGTAAAGCACTAATAGAACTAAGCGAAATATTAAACCACGCTAACACATCTTTAACAAGGCATTATATAAGCTTAAATGAAGATGACTATAAAACAACACTGGATCTTTTTTAAAATGAGAAAACCCTTAGATTTTAATTTCTAAGGGTTTTCTATTTCTTTATATTCTTCTAAATCCATAGGTTCAATCACTTTCAAACTCTCAAAAAACACCCTCCTATCTTCCAAATGTTTCTTCTTTTCTTCTTCTGTTGGTTCTTTCTCTGGCATACCAAAACTTTTCATTTCTTCGAATGTTGATGCTTTAATGTCTGTTTCTTCCATTTTCTATTTCTTTATTTTCTCCAAAATCTATTTTTTATATTCATAGCCATATTTAATTCGTCTTTATATTCTAATAAATCTGCTTTATTCAAATTTACTATTATGGTGTCTAATTTGTTATCTATTTCATCTAAATTTTTGTCGATGTTTTCTAATACTTCTGTGTTGTTGATTTCGCTGTAAGTTATTGGAGTAATAAATCAACAACACAGAAGAATTATTAATAAGAAAAAAACATTTGTTTTAATCCTGTGTTTGTTCGTTTCTATTTCAATCATATGCTTCACTATTATATTCGCTTAATAATCTATTATGAGTGATAACACAATTGTATTTCTCATCTTCATATACGTGAGTAAAGAAGTTTTCTAAATCTTCTCTATATTCTAAAGTATCTTTAATAAAATCTCTTCCATTTATATGTTCTGGATAAGATAATGGTGGTAAATACCCAGTTTCTTTTACAAAATCATTCAATTTCTGAATAAAATTTAAATCTTTCATTTCATCATCGAAATATTCATTGTAGTTTTCAAGCGTGTTTAATTGCCTATACATCGTTGTCAATATTTCACCATCTTCACTTAAAAATATTTTAAAGTTCTCTTTTGTAAATTCATAATCAGTTTCTTTAAAACGCTCTATATAATATTCTTTGTCTTTATCGTGTGGATAAATCACTGAAATATTTCCACTTCTTAAACCAAATATTAGAGTTTTTAAATCTAAACGAATTTCACCATTTATAGCTTTTCTTAAATCTTCAATCATTTCTTATCTTTTATTTCTTATATATATAAATATATGAAAGTGAAAAAGTGTATAGAAGGGAATAAAAATTTTAATATATAATAATGAAAGTATCATTTCCGAAAAGAAAATTAGAAATATTTAATAAACATCTTTTTTGGAATTAATTAAAATATAAAAATAAATAAAACTGATATGAAAGACTTAATAAATGAGCTAGTAGAAAAAGGACTAAATGAAGGAATAATTAAAGATATTCTTATTAATAATATGGATGAAATAACTGAATTAGTTATCCACGGTATGGATCTCCGAAGGAGTATTGATGGATTAGAAGAAAAAATACAATAAATAACAATGTTCAATAATATAAAGAAACACTTAAAAGAAGTTCAGCAATTCAGAAAAGAATGGGCTGAAAAAGTATTTGGAGCAGAAGAAAGAGCAGAGAAAGAAGCAAAGAAAGAAGCAAAGAAAGAAACAAAGAAAGAAGCAAAGAAAGAAGCAAAGACAGAAGCAAAGACAGAAGTAGAGAAAAAAGCAAAGACAGAAGTAGAGAAAAAAGCAAAATTTAAAGCATCTATTCATTTAGATGCCGAACCTTTTAATAATGCTATTATAATAGATGAAAATGGAACACAGGTAAATGATATGAAACAATTTAGTATTTCTAGTGCTGAATATAGACATTTTAGAGATTGTTTTTGTTATATGGATTATAAAGAGTATCATGATAAAATTGATTATGAAACTGCTTGTATCAAATTTGATACTGATAGTAAAATAAAGAAAAAAGACTTTAAAAATATGACTTTAAAGCATACTGATAATAATACAATCACATATTACAAAATAGATGTTGTTTTTTCAAATGAATACTTTTTAGAATATGATGATAATGATAAACAAATATTTAAGTATAGTAATCATTTGGAATTAAGAAAAATATTTGAAAAAGAAATAATAAAAACTCAGGATTAATATTCTGGGTTTTTTTATTCTATAAAGATAGCCTGAAACCCTAACCAATTGTATAACCCAGAAAGAATAGAATACTCCAAAAAAAACCTAAATTATTATTTCTTCTTCTTCTATATTCTATATTCTTTCTTCTATATTCTTTCTTATATATTCTTTCTTTCTTCTTCTCATTGTGAGATTTTTTAGGCTAAAAAAATAAGGGAATGTGGTGTTATAAACAATTCAAAATATCATTTTTAAAAAATTCATTTTTTCGTATTTTTTTTGTATTAAACTATCCTTCAATTACATACAGAGGTTTTTTAAAAAATGTAATTAAAAATACTGATATGTAAATATTTTTGAAAATTTTTGAATTTAATTTTTTATATATAATATAAAGGATATTTAAAAAAATGATTTCTGAGAACATGTGGATAGGCTGTATGAGCATGTAAAATATTACAGCCAGTGGAAACCTTTATATCTTGTTGTCCCAAACTAACGAATGTTAGATATTATCAGAAAATTAATAAATGAATATAAAGTCAGGCAGTTAATGTCTGGCTTTTTTTTGAATTTTTTTTCTTATGTTTTTAGTATAAAAAAATGAAATATTATAAAATTTTTTATTAAAAAAATAAACTTTTGATATTAATTTTTAATATATACTATAAAGTTATTTCATCATAACTTGTTTTGTGTGATAAGATATAACAACAGGAGTAGCTACCTGTTGTTTTCTTTTTAAAATCACACAAACAAAAAGATAAATAACTAACACACACACAAACAAAAAAAGATGAAATGGACAAGAAAGAAAATAAAGTTTATTCTTTTACCTTTGAAAAAGAACTAAAAGATACATTCGATAAGAAAGATATTAATCGAATTAAAACCTTCCTAACAAAGCTTATAGATAAAGCACTACATTTAAAACTACTATTCAATGAAATTAAAGAAACTGAATATGAATATTCATATGAGGACTTATTTACATTTGTAATAGAAGGAGAAACATATTACTATACGCCTGATTTTGTTTATTTAAAAGACACACGCCAAATATTAGGAGAAAAGAAATATAAGAAAATACTTGACATTCTTATTAATGATTTAAAATTATTCGAATATCAATTTACAAAAAATGGTAAAAGATACACTAATAAATATAATTCTAAGGTGAATAGCTTTAAATTACTCCCTAAATTATTGACTGGATTTAAGAAGCAAGTAAAAATAAACGATCCAAAGTTAGATAAAACGCTCAAAACCATTTTTAATAAAACATATAATAACCTTCCTGTTATTATTAAATACACATATGATATAGTTAAAAATTATAGTTTCTCAAAAACATTAGATAAAAGATGTTTTAGTAAGGTTATAAATAGGAAATACAACGGTTATAAATTAAAATGTATATCTAACAATAAACCATTTGTAGAGCCTGAAAAATACTTAAAAGATCATTTAGAAACAACTTGGTTATATATCCAAAAATGGAATAAATCAAATGAAGAAGAACGTTTAGATTTCTTCAATAATGATTTAGATAAATTTGGGCATCGTTTTCATTATATTCTTACTAATATTCCATCAGAACTAAGAAAATATCTTATTAAAGATATGATTTCAATTGATATTAAAAACTCACAGCCCTTTTTCTGTGCCTGCTTAATTTATAAGCAAACAGGAAGAAAAGATATAGATTTTATTAAAGCTGTTGAAAGTGGTTTATTCTATGAAAATCTATATGAAAACAGTGATATTTTAAAATCTATTACAGATGATCCAAAAGAAGGAAGACAAGTAGCAAAGGGTTCTGGTTGGTGTAAAGCTGCCTATGGCCAAAATACGGACGAATTAAAAGAGAGTTTTCCAGAAGGTGGAGCAATTATTGACGGTTGGAAAAATAGATATATCAAAGGACTTAATATAAAAGATTTGAAAAAATATAAAAAATATAAAAACGCAGTTCTATTATTACAACGTGCTGAAAGTTCAGCTATGAATAAAATCTGGGAAGAATGTTTAAATCAAAACGTTTTCTTCTATCCTTTACACGATGCTGTTTATTTTGCTAAAAAAGATGTTATTAAAGGACGTAAAATAGTTGAAAGTGTTTTAGATAAATTAGAAATAAAATACTACTTAAATGTAGATTAAAAATAAAAAAAGAAAAATAATATATGAATAAACTTTTTTCCTCTTTCATACTATAATTAAAAACCCAAGTGGTGAAAAGGGTAATTTGTATAAAATTTAGAACGAAAAGAAAAGGAGAACTTTAATTAGTTCTCCTTTTTTTGTTCCACTACATAGCCATCAATTCTATTAATAACATCAAAACCGAATATAGCCATATATTTAATAAGGATTTTTTCAATAAAAGAAGCTTTCCTAATATTTATATACTCTGTCAATTGTAGTTTAAAATATGAGCGTTTAAGGTTGTATTTATTCATAAATTGAAAAACGGATGAATGTTTATCACTGGTATGTTCGTTATACCTACGTGTGAAACTTGAACTTCTACCGATATACACAGCCCTATGAGGTTTATTAAAGAATATCAAATAAACACACTGATCATTATTTAAGTCTCTATTATACTTTCCACCATAAAAGGCTTCTAATTCACTATCTAAGTTATTTCTTTTTAAATACATTCTACCACCTCTGCAGTGCTTATTAAATTCAGTTATATTTTTATATTTTTCAGCTTCTTCTAAGCACTTTTCGAGTGTCCAATAATTCCTGGGTTTTTTAGGTTTATGTTTTTTATTTTTCACAAGATGTTTTAACACATCACTCATTTTATTCTTCTTCATTCTATCCTATTATTTTTTCATACGCATCATCTATATCAAGTAAATCATCATCACTATTAATTAATTCGCGTTGTTTTAATAAGTAGTCTCCAAGTGTCATGCTTTTTAGGTCATTAACGGGAATATCAACGTGTGTTAATTCCCCAGTAGCGTCAATTATAGTAAAAACATCAACTTCTTTTTCAGGCTCTAATTTTGGATAAGCTTTTAAGGGTCTATTTATTTTATCCATAGTGTTATATTTTTTCTTTTATATATTTTATTCAAAAACTATAAAAACGTGAAATATCAACACTATTAAGTTGAAAGAGTGTATGGTAGAAGAAAAAGTAGTTTTCAAATTTTATATATAATTAAAAGAAATTATTAATAAAATGAAAACTTTAAATGGAATGACAACTAACCAAAGAATTTTAGTAAAATACTGTGTGAGAGTATTAGAAAAAATTGGATTTGAAAGAAATGATTTTTCAAAAGATGAAATACAAGCAGGTTATAATTTAGCTTTAATTTATGGTGTTGATAGTGTCTTAAACTTCTCTTTTTATTTGCGTGAAGAAGTAGATAGAATTATTCAGAGAAAAAGATTAAAGAGATTAATTAATGATGGTAGTGATATTTTGAAAAGATTTGAAATTATAATAGAAGAATAAACAACAAAGAAAATTAATTATTAAAAAAAATTCAATAGTAGCCATTTTGAGCTTTTAGATTTAATATATAAAAATGTAAAAACATCTATAGAAGGTCTTTTTAGTTTATCCGTAATATTTATTTATTTTTTTTTTGTGGCCTTCTTAGATGTTAGAATACTTTTTTGTTTTTGTAAGAACCTCTTAAAAGGGGTTCTTTTTTAAAAAAATAATAATGAAATATGAATAGATGTTTATATATGTTCCTAATGGAAGAAAATACAATTTATTTAGGAATTACACATGACATAAAAGAGAGGATATCAAGCCATCTATCTAAGGG carries:
- a CDS encoding GIY-YIG nuclease family protein translates to MKKNKMSDVLKHLVKNKKHKPKKPRNYWTLEKCLEEAEKYKNITEFNKHCRGGRMYLKRNNLDSELEAFYGGKYNRDLNNDQCVYLIFFNKPHRAVYIGRSSSFTRRYNEHTSDKHSSVFQFMNKYNLKRSYFKLQLTEYINIRKASFIEKILIKYMAIFGFDVINRIDGYVVEQKKEN